Proteins from a single region of Chryseobacterium sp. T16E-39:
- a CDS encoding PLP-dependent aminotransferase family protein codes for MGKEVLYLKIAKIMMEQIQTETLQFGDKLPSLRSAQKLYNVSLNTIKLAYMELESHSLIESRPKFGYFVSHTSQRKLALPSVTKIKDFEIEGTNEDLIDKVFGTISETDFTQFALAIPGKNFLPLAKMKKSIINVIKSKNDFGTNYEPVQGSHNLRREIAKWSIVMEGKITEDDLVITSGAMNAIYNSLMAVTKPGDSVAVESPAYFGILQAIQLLGLKTVEIPTHPVYGVDLDALKKVLPKLSACCFVTNFNNPMGFQMPDENKKELVRLITHYNVPLIEDDIYGNLYFGSERPKPCKFYDEAGLVMWVGSVSKTMAPGYRVGWVAPGQFKDRIIRQKLVQTVCSPSLYSDVIADFLEYGRYDHHLRNFRNKMYSNYLQIQKAVTSYFPDNTKISEPKGGFMLWLELDKRICTEDLFDEAFSQKINFAPGRMFSQYDQYKNCMRLNYALEWTDRVESDIKKLGNMIKNKL; via the coding sequence ATGGGTAAAGAAGTTTTATACCTAAAAATAGCAAAGATAATGATGGAGCAGATTCAAACTGAAACCTTACAGTTTGGAGACAAACTCCCGTCGCTCAGAAGTGCCCAAAAGTTGTATAATGTAAGCCTGAATACCATAAAGCTGGCTTATATGGAGCTGGAAAGTCATTCCTTAATTGAATCAAGACCTAAGTTTGGGTATTTTGTAAGTCATACTTCACAGCGAAAACTGGCACTTCCTTCTGTAACAAAGATCAAAGACTTTGAAATAGAGGGAACTAACGAAGATCTCATTGACAAAGTATTTGGAACAATTTCAGAAACGGATTTTACCCAGTTTGCCTTAGCGATTCCGGGGAAAAACTTTCTGCCTTTGGCCAAAATGAAGAAATCCATTATCAATGTGATCAAGTCTAAGAATGATTTTGGAACAAATTATGAACCCGTACAGGGAAGCCATAACCTTCGCCGTGAAATTGCGAAATGGTCTATCGTTATGGAAGGAAAAATCACAGAAGATGATCTTGTGATAACTTCCGGGGCGATGAATGCTATTTACAATAGTTTGATGGCAGTTACTAAACCCGGAGATTCTGTTGCGGTCGAAAGCCCGGCATATTTCGGGATTTTACAGGCGATCCAGCTGTTGGGATTAAAAACCGTGGAAATTCCTACTCATCCTGTGTACGGAGTAGACCTGGATGCCCTGAAGAAGGTATTACCCAAATTATCAGCATGCTGCTTTGTAACCAATTTCAATAACCCGATGGGATTTCAGATGCCTGATGAAAATAAAAAAGAATTAGTGCGCCTGATTACTCATTATAATGTTCCGTTGATCGAAGATGATATTTATGGTAATTTATATTTTGGATCAGAACGCCCAAAACCATGTAAGTTTTATGATGAAGCAGGATTGGTAATGTGGGTGGGTTCTGTTTCCAAGACCATGGCTCCGGGATACCGGGTGGGGTGGGTCGCGCCGGGGCAATTTAAAGATCGGATCATCCGCCAAAAATTGGTTCAGACGGTTTGCAGTCCGTCATTATATTCTGATGTGATCGCGGATTTTCTTGAATATGGCCGGTATGATCATCATTTGAGGAACTTTAGAAATAAAATGTACTCTAATTATCTTCAGATCCAAAAAGCAGTCACCTCTTACTTTCCGGACAATACGAAAATTTCAGAACCTAAAGGAGGGTTTATGCTGTGGCTGGAACTGGATAAAAGGATCTGTACAGAAGATTTATTTGATGAAGCTTTCAGTCAGAAGATCAATTTTGCCCCGGGAAGAATGTTTTCCCAGTATGACCAATACAAGAACTGCATGCGGTTGAATTACGCTCTCGAATGGACCGACAGGGTAGAAAGTGATATTAAGAAATTAGGAAATATGATAAAAAATAAATTATAA
- a CDS encoding LytR/AlgR family response regulator transcription factor codes for MINCIIVDDEPLAIQLLESHISKIESLKLVGTAKNAIDAYKVLQEIPVDLMFLDIEMPDLNGIDFLKTLHTKPKTIFTTAYREFAIEGFELEAVDYLLKPISFERFFRSVDRVLRKDSTETEHEEFVILRSGGLQRKIMLADIIYFESSGNDVKVFLKGNADIIAKDKISELESVLSGKGFIRVHRSFMINSRYVTAFNNDEVIVEGNSIPVGRTYKREFDEFITHFSKNKIN; via the coding sequence ATGATTAATTGCATCATAGTAGACGATGAACCCCTGGCAATACAACTTTTGGAAAGTCATATTTCAAAAATAGAAAGTCTGAAATTAGTTGGGACGGCTAAAAATGCAATAGATGCATATAAGGTCTTACAGGAAATCCCGGTGGACCTTATGTTTTTGGATATTGAGATGCCCGATTTAAACGGGATCGACTTTCTAAAAACACTCCACACAAAACCCAAAACGATTTTTACAACTGCCTATCGTGAATTTGCCATTGAGGGATTTGAGCTGGAGGCGGTGGACTATTTATTAAAACCTATTTCTTTTGAACGTTTTTTCAGATCTGTAGATAGGGTGTTGAGAAAAGACAGCACAGAGACGGAGCACGAAGAATTTGTGATTCTCAGGTCCGGAGGACTGCAAAGGAAAATAATGCTGGCTGATATTATTTATTTTGAAAGCAGTGGCAATGATGTTAAGGTCTTTTTAAAGGGAAATGCGGACATTATTGCAAAAGATAAAATTTCGGAACTGGAAAGTGTATTATCCGGGAAAGGTTTTATACGGGTGCACCGGTCTTTTATGATCAATTCTCGCTATGTTACTGCTTTTAATAATGATGAGGTCATCGTAGAAGGGAACTCAATTCCTGTCGGGAGAACCTACAAAAGAGAATTTGACGAGTTTATTACACATTTTTCTAAGAATAAAATCAATTAA
- a CDS encoding sensor histidine kinase yields MDFIFLGLVKMTKKKRIQQDIGYQIIFWIGLLLFGMAKNYGQYEGTNWEEIFIYELSHWVFQIIAANFMYYVLIGPLFNRKKYLLFSLSLILSLYLISVVNRIFIVYAVEPLFMNYPKDSVYDIFTDLNYLLFHYIFSIITGAFIFIATMFMLRYRDEKENTARLFKEKAELELKALKSQLNPHFLFNTLNNIYSLSLTNSERTSESIHRLSDILDYVLYKGQRKTVLISDELLIINDYIELEKLRYDERLKVRTFEKLESSNTIPPLLFLSLVENAFKHGAGKTSGDVEINISAKTDIHQSVLKVENTCKEINSKEKEGLGLKNIKEQLQLYFDTRFELTITQENNWFTITIKIPAYHD; encoded by the coding sequence ATGGATTTCATATTTTTGGGTCTTGTAAAGATGACCAAAAAGAAAAGAATACAACAGGATATTGGCTACCAGATTATTTTCTGGATAGGGCTGTTGTTGTTTGGAATGGCGAAAAACTATGGGCAGTATGAAGGCACCAATTGGGAAGAGATCTTTATTTATGAACTCAGCCATTGGGTTTTTCAGATCATAGCAGCCAATTTTATGTATTACGTGTTGATCGGGCCACTGTTTAACCGGAAAAAATATCTGTTATTTTCGCTCAGCCTTATTCTGAGTCTTTATCTGATTTCTGTGGTGAACCGGATTTTTATTGTGTATGCGGTGGAACCCCTTTTCATGAATTATCCCAAGGACAGCGTATATGATATTTTTACCGATCTCAATTACCTGCTGTTTCATTATATATTTTCAATCATTACCGGAGCTTTTATTTTCATCGCTACGATGTTTATGCTTCGCTACAGGGATGAAAAGGAAAATACGGCCCGGCTTTTTAAAGAAAAAGCTGAACTGGAACTAAAAGCATTGAAATCACAACTGAATCCACACTTTTTGTTTAACACCCTGAATAATATTTACTCTCTTTCCCTTACAAACTCTGAACGGACTTCAGAATCGATCCACCGGCTTTCGGATATCCTGGATTATGTTTTATATAAAGGACAGCGGAAAACGGTTCTTATTTCCGATGAGCTTTTGATTATCAATGATTATATAGAACTTGAAAAATTAAGGTATGATGAAAGATTAAAAGTCCGTACATTCGAAAAGCTGGAATCTTCAAATACGATTCCACCGTTATTGTTTCTTTCACTGGTAGAAAACGCTTTTAAGCATGGAGCGGGAAAGACTTCCGGGGATGTAGAAATTAATATATCGGCCAAAACAGATATCCATCAATCTGTTTTAAAAGTTGAAAATACCTGTAAAGAAATCAATAGCAAGGAGAAGGAAGGGCTTGGTTTAAAAAATATTAAGGAACAGCTACAGCTTTATTTCGATACCCGGTTTGAGCTTACAATAACACAAGAGAACAATTGGTTTACCATTACAATAAAGATACCTGCATATCATGATTAA
- a CDS encoding acyltransferase family protein, with the protein MKTSSERFYGLDHLRALAITLVLFYHSRSFDHPAWVDEYGRFGWTGVDLFFVLSGFLISNQLFKEIKNHGDINLRSFFIKRFFRIIPPYLFTVLLYFCIPFFRERESLAPLWKFLTFTQNYGLDVISKGTFSHAWSLCIEEQFYLILPFSLLLFLKTGTFRYLKYMILFTLIFCIMIRWFSWELFVVPNLNTDNFWKEWYMKIYYPTYTRLDSLAIGVLIGYLFRFSASFKTFINKHGNLFLVIGVLLLGFSFWFCNEQTEKNASIFGFLAVAISYGLIVVAAISQSSLLSKSGSFVTSQLAGLSYAIYLSHKGIIHMVQIGLKSLDIQMPENIILFVCLFSCIGGALIYRYAIENPALKLRKRFLKRS; encoded by the coding sequence ATGAAGACATCTTCTGAACGATTTTATGGATTGGATCATTTAAGAGCACTCGCTATAACCCTGGTTTTATTCTATCATTCCCGCTCCTTTGATCACCCCGCATGGGTGGATGAATACGGAAGATTTGGGTGGACCGGTGTCGATCTCTTTTTTGTCTTGAGTGGCTTCCTTATTTCCAATCAGCTTTTTAAAGAAATAAAGAACCATGGAGACATCAACCTCAGGTCTTTCTTTATTAAAAGGTTTTTCAGAATTATTCCACCGTATCTGTTCACTGTTTTACTGTACTTCTGCATTCCTTTCTTCAGGGAAAGGGAAAGCTTAGCACCCTTATGGAAATTTCTCACTTTTACTCAAAACTATGGGCTTGATGTCATCAGCAAAGGAACATTTTCCCACGCCTGGTCCCTGTGTATTGAAGAGCAGTTTTACCTGATCCTTCCTTTTTCATTGCTTTTGTTTCTAAAAACAGGAACTTTCAGGTATTTAAAATATATGATCCTTTTTACGCTGATCTTCTGTATCATGATCAGATGGTTTTCATGGGAGCTGTTTGTCGTTCCCAACCTCAATACCGATAACTTCTGGAAGGAATGGTATATGAAAATCTACTATCCTACTTATACCCGCCTGGATAGTTTGGCCATTGGCGTATTGATCGGTTATCTGTTCCGGTTTTCAGCTTCTTTTAAAACTTTCATCAACAAGCATGGAAACCTTTTTCTTGTCATAGGAGTTCTTCTTCTCGGCTTTTCATTCTGGTTTTGTAATGAGCAGACCGAGAAAAATGCCTCGATATTCGGATTTTTGGCAGTGGCGATAAGCTATGGACTGATCGTTGTGGCTGCAATTTCCCAATCTTCATTACTCTCCAAATCCGGATCCTTTGTTACCAGTCAGCTTGCCGGCTTGTCTTATGCAATCTATCTTTCCCATAAAGGTATTATTCATATGGTACAGATCGGATTGAAATCATTAGATATTCAGATGCCTGAAAACATCATTCTTTTCGTTTGTTTATTCTCCTGCATTGGTGGCGCTTTGATCTATCGATATGCTATTGAAAACCCTGCATTAAAGCTTAGAAAAAGATTTTTAAAGAGATCCTGA
- a CDS encoding helix-turn-helix domain-containing protein, translating into MEKLRSLRKQRGYTQEYMSKILATDVSNYCRKESGDVKIFEDEWEKLAKALDVPVEDIKEERTNGVVQNNDNLTFNDSSTFQQTGNTNQYYNIPDYMLENHKEYVDMLKDKIQALEKELEKFKSGK; encoded by the coding sequence ATGGAAAAGCTAAGAAGTTTAAGAAAGCAAAGAGGATATACTCAGGAATACATGTCGAAAATTTTGGCTACAGATGTTTCTAATTATTGCAGAAAGGAAAGCGGTGATGTAAAGATATTTGAGGATGAATGGGAGAAGCTGGCTAAAGCTTTGGATGTTCCTGTGGAGGATATTAAAGAAGAAAGAACCAATGGCGTTGTTCAAAACAATGACAATTTAACTTTTAATGATAGTAGTACTTTTCAACAAACTGGAAATACAAACCAATATTATAATATTCCGGATTATATGCTGGAAAACCATAAGGAATATGTTGATATGCTAAAGGATAAAATCCAGGCTTTGGAAAAGGAATTGGAGAAGTTTAAATCCGGGAAATAA
- a CDS encoding GlxA family transcriptional regulator, translated as MKISVFVPQYGTIEAITPAFRTFHTANEFLSVFGKKPIFEVEYVGLNEYVPANSGEYTIKTNRLLQDVSHTDLLIIPPTFGSMDEGITANANAIPYFRKLYFGGTSLASLCVGAFLLAETGLLDGNKCSTHWAYINEFKNRYPQVEVEDGAIITEHDNIYSSGGANSLWNLILYLVEKYSDRETAIMISKYFALDISRDNQSQFAIFRGQRNHTDEQIKKVQDFIEEHYEEKITVENLAAYAGTGRRTFERRFKDATNNTPVEYMQRVRIEAAKKFFEASRKNVSEVMYDVGYTDTKAFRDIFRKITGLTPIEYRNKFAKVY; from the coding sequence ATGAAGATATCAGTTTTTGTTCCTCAATATGGTACGATTGAAGCCATCACCCCGGCATTCAGGACTTTTCATACTGCCAATGAGTTTCTTTCCGTGTTTGGGAAAAAGCCCATTTTTGAAGTAGAATATGTAGGATTAAACGAATATGTCCCGGCTAATAGTGGCGAGTATACGATCAAGACCAACCGGCTTCTTCAGGATGTTAGCCATACGGATCTGCTTATTATTCCTCCTACTTTTGGAAGTATGGATGAGGGCATAACAGCCAATGCCAATGCAATTCCTTATTTCAGGAAACTTTATTTCGGAGGAACAAGCCTTGCCAGTTTATGTGTCGGAGCCTTCCTTCTTGCAGAAACAGGTCTTCTTGACGGCAATAAATGCTCTACCCATTGGGCTTATATCAACGAGTTTAAAAACAGGTATCCGCAGGTAGAAGTAGAAGACGGCGCTATTATAACAGAACATGATAATATTTACAGCAGTGGCGGAGCCAACAGCTTATGGAACCTGATACTATACCTTGTAGAGAAGTATTCAGACAGGGAAACGGCTATTATGATCTCAAAATATTTTGCATTAGACATCAGCAGGGACAACCAGTCACAATTTGCTATTTTCCGGGGCCAGAGAAATCATACGGATGAACAGATTAAGAAGGTTCAGGATTTTATAGAGGAGCACTATGAAGAGAAAATAACGGTTGAAAATCTTGCGGCATATGCCGGGACAGGACGCCGTACTTTTGAAAGAAGGTTTAAAGATGCTACGAACAATACCCCTGTAGAATACATGCAGCGGGTACGGATAGAGGCGGCTAAAAAATTTTTTGAAGCCTCACGGAAAAATGTTTCGGAAGTAATGTATGATGTAGGCTATACGGATACGAAAGCATTTCGTGATATTTTCAGAAAAATCACTGGACTTACGCCCATTGAATACCGGAATAAATTTGCCAAAGTTTATTAA
- a CDS encoding SRPBCC family protein, producing the protein MKEQVKIKVQAEINAPVEKVWKMWNSPEDIMNWNSADPSWHCPSSNNDLRVGGTFTNRMEARDGSFGFDFSGTYDRVDQNKEIAYTMSDGRTASTIFDEQDGKTLVTTSFDAETENDPEFQKQGWQAILDNFVKYTESSNN; encoded by the coding sequence ATGAAAGAACAAGTAAAAATTAAGGTACAAGCTGAAATTAATGCTCCTGTAGAAAAAGTATGGAAAATGTGGAATTCACCGGAAGATATTATGAACTGGAATTCAGCAGATCCAAGCTGGCATTGTCCTAGTAGTAATAACGATCTCAGAGTAGGAGGTACATTTACAAACAGAATGGAAGCCAGAGATGGAAGTTTCGGTTTCGATTTCTCAGGTACCTATGATAGGGTTGATCAAAACAAGGAAATTGCTTATACTATGTCTGATGGTAGAACAGCTTCCACCATCTTCGATGAGCAAGACGGAAAAACGTTGGTAACAACAAGCTTTGATGCTGAAACCGAGAATGATCCTGAATTTCAAAAACAGGGCTGGCAGGCAATTCTGGATAATTTTGTAAAATATACAGAGTCATCTAATAACTAG
- a CDS encoding DoxX family protein, with protein MKKNRIIFWAATIVLILWEGVMPAATLLFAAEYVNAGTKALGYPDYFAYALIICKIAGIVAISLNKIPDKIKEWAYAGLAFNLVFAFISHACVDGNPGYMIMPLIFLALLAVSYRFRKWNVRKENLTTSGTASYDEISAAQ; from the coding sequence ATGAAAAAGAATAGAATAATTTTCTGGGCAGCTACTATTGTCCTGATCCTTTGGGAAGGCGTTATGCCTGCTGCAACCTTATTGTTTGCAGCGGAATATGTAAATGCAGGAACAAAAGCCCTGGGATATCCGGACTATTTTGCCTACGCATTAATTATCTGTAAAATAGCAGGAATTGTGGCGATATCTCTTAATAAAATACCGGATAAAATAAAAGAATGGGCCTATGCTGGTCTGGCATTTAACCTGGTATTTGCATTTATAAGCCATGCATGTGTTGACGGGAATCCGGGATATATGATTATGCCTCTTATATTTCTGGCTTTGCTTGCAGTTTCTTACCGCTTCCGGAAATGGAATGTCCGAAAAGAAAACTTAACTACTTCCGGAACGGCATCCTATGATGAAATATCTGCGGCACAATAA
- a CDS encoding SRPBCC family protein, with translation MTNNSVSLHRVIQASPEKVFRAFADVTAYASWIPPYGFICTVQQADFKEGGQFKMTFINFSTGNGHSFGGTYAEIREGQFLKYVEQFDDPALPGEMTTTVSFNKVSCGTEIRIEQTSIPEQIPAEMCYLGWQESLDKLKRLVEPEIPDA, from the coding sequence ATGACAAACAACAGCGTTTCATTACACAGAGTAATCCAGGCTTCTCCGGAAAAAGTTTTTCGTGCATTTGCCGATGTGACAGCCTATGCGTCCTGGATTCCACCTTATGGATTTATATGCACTGTACAGCAGGCAGATTTTAAAGAAGGCGGACAGTTTAAAATGACTTTCATAAATTTCAGTACCGGTAACGGGCATTCCTTTGGGGGTACATATGCTGAGATCAGAGAAGGGCAGTTCCTTAAATATGTTGAGCAGTTTGATGATCCTGCTTTGCCCGGAGAAATGACTACTACCGTCTCATTCAATAAAGTATCATGCGGAACAGAAATCAGAATTGAACAAACCAGTATTCCTGAACAGATACCTGCAGAAATGTGCTATCTGGGCTGGCAGGAATCTCTTGATAAATTAAAAAGGCTTGTAGAGCCTGAAATTCCCGACGCTTAA
- a CDS encoding VOC family protein — protein MLTQQNKSAKFGIFITLAGNCKEAFTFYQSCFGGELSFEILEMPLNQYPNKPVISGSLISERIVLHGSDLVHDEGYQKGNHLAIYFPCLNISERYRLIIQLVGDIKEPSLETKKQRLIEITDLFGVRWILGLVHEK, from the coding sequence ATGCTTACACAACAAAATAAATCTGCAAAATTCGGAATATTCATAACGCTGGCAGGGAATTGTAAAGAAGCATTTACTTTTTACCAATCATGCTTCGGAGGCGAGCTTTCTTTTGAAATATTGGAAATGCCTTTAAATCAATATCCCAATAAACCGGTGATCAGTGGTTCTCTAATTTCTGAACGCATCGTTCTTCATGGTTCCGACCTTGTTCATGATGAAGGATATCAAAAGGGAAACCACCTTGCAATTTATTTTCCCTGCCTGAATATATCCGAACGGTACAGGCTCATCATACAACTTGTAGGGGACATAAAAGAGCCTTCTCTGGAAACAAAAAAGCAAAGACTCATCGAAATAACAGATCTTTTTGGAGTTCGGTGGATATTGGGTCTGGTTCACGAAAAGTAA
- a CDS encoding DUF3127 domain-containing protein: MELQGTVKKLFDAQTFASGFQKREMVILTQEQYPQPINIEFLSDKISLLDNLKEGENVKVGINIRGREWTSPQGETKYFNSITGWRVEKVSDMGSEPTQASPSQSGSPVSNENPFAADEDDDLPF; this comes from the coding sequence ATGGAATTACAAGGAACGGTAAAGAAACTTTTTGATGCTCAGACATTTGCAAGTGGATTTCAAAAGAGAGAAATGGTTATTTTAACTCAAGAGCAGTATCCACAGCCGATAAACATAGAATTTTTGTCTGATAAGATTAGTTTATTAGATAACCTTAAAGAAGGCGAAAATGTAAAGGTAGGAATCAACATCAGAGGAAGAGAATGGACTTCTCCTCAAGGTGAAACCAAATACTTTAACTCTATTACAGGATGGAGAGTAGAGAAAGTTTCTGATATGGGATCAGAACCTACTCAGGCTAGCCCTTCTCAATCAGGATCTCCGGTTTCAAATGAAAATCCATTTGCAGCAGACGAGGACGATGATTTACCTTTTTAA
- the aat gene encoding leucyl/phenylalanyl-tRNA--protein transferase — protein MVRLDENEISFPDPELYDGHEGVIAFGGDLSVERIWFAYQLGIFPWFNPGEEILWWSPDPRFVLFPNELKVSKSMRKILNRGIFTFTENKDFRGVIKNCQQINRVGQAGTWLSDELMESFITLHEYGLAKSIEVWKDEELVGGFYGLQIGNVFCGESMFAKVSNASKAGFIYFVESYKDQLDLVDCQSHTEHLESLGARMIPKKQFLHHLHQK, from the coding sequence ATGGTTCGATTAGACGAAAACGAGATTTCATTTCCTGATCCGGAACTTTACGACGGACACGAAGGCGTTATTGCTTTCGGAGGGGATTTATCTGTAGAAAGGATCTGGTTTGCCTATCAGCTAGGTATTTTTCCCTGGTTCAATCCCGGGGAGGAAATCCTTTGGTGGAGCCCTGATCCTCGTTTTGTTTTATTCCCCAATGAATTAAAGGTTTCAAAATCGATGCGGAAAATACTCAACAGGGGTATTTTTACATTCACTGAGAATAAAGATTTCAGAGGAGTAATCAAAAACTGTCAGCAAATAAACAGAGTTGGGCAGGCAGGTACCTGGCTTTCCGATGAATTGATGGAATCGTTTATTACCCTTCATGAATACGGATTGGCAAAAAGCATCGAAGTATGGAAAGATGAAGAACTGGTAGGCGGATTTTATGGCCTTCAGATCGGAAATGTCTTTTGTGGAGAGAGTATGTTTGCCAAAGTAAGCAATGCTTCCAAAGCAGGTTTTATCTATTTTGTAGAATCCTATAAAGATCAGCTTGATCTCGTAGACTGCCAGTCTCATACCGAACACCTGGAAAGCCTGGGGGCAAGGATGATTCCAAAAAAACAATTTTTACACCATTTACACCAAAAATAA
- a CDS encoding DMT family transporter — MKADKEKWILLLVLSLIWGSSFILIKKSLEHFNPFQVGALRVLIAGIILFPVAISKHKLFPRKHIKWLILAAITGNFIPMFLFPIAETEVSSSIAGIINSMMPIFVIIVGALIWKFETTKQQIIGVCISFTGVCILAFGGGDSANFKLIPILLLLLATLCYAISTTTVKSKLMGLSSVILSAFIFSFVLFFPSIVALALTGFFSEFSFSEDNMMGLLFVGLLSIFGTGLAMTMNYRLLKVSSPLFASTVTLLMPIVAIIWGILDGEKLTALQFIGAAIIIGGLIFLRTKPATKKIEA; from the coding sequence ATGAAAGCAGACAAAGAAAAATGGATCCTCCTACTTGTGCTCAGCCTCATTTGGGGATCTTCTTTTATTTTAATTAAAAAATCTTTAGAGCACTTTAATCCTTTTCAGGTCGGTGCATTGAGGGTACTTATAGCCGGAATTATCTTGTTTCCGGTAGCGATTTCAAAGCACAAACTATTTCCAAGAAAACATATCAAATGGCTTATTCTGGCTGCTATCACGGGAAATTTCATTCCTATGTTTCTTTTTCCTATTGCAGAAACAGAGGTAAGCAGTAGTATTGCTGGTATTATTAACTCTATGATGCCTATTTTTGTAATTATTGTAGGTGCTTTAATCTGGAAGTTCGAAACCACAAAACAACAGATCATTGGCGTATGTATAAGCTTTACGGGCGTATGTATCCTGGCTTTTGGAGGGGGCGACAGTGCTAATTTCAAACTGATCCCTATTTTACTTCTTCTCTTAGCGACTTTGTGTTATGCAATAAGTACGACGACTGTAAAGTCCAAACTTATGGGATTGTCTTCCGTAATTTTGTCGGCATTTATATTCTCTTTTGTTTTGTTTTTTCCATCCATCGTTGCATTGGCACTAACCGGATTTTTCTCAGAATTTAGTTTTTCCGAGGACAATATGATGGGGCTTCTTTTTGTAGGTTTATTATCCATATTCGGAACAGGGCTGGCGATGACCATGAACTACCGCTTACTGAAAGTTTCTTCACCCCTCTTTGCGTCGACGGTAACATTATTGATGCCTATCGTTGCCATTATCTGGGGTATTTTAGATGGCGAAAAATTGACGGCCTTACAATTTATAGGTGCAGCAATTATTATTGGAGGATTGATCTTCTTAAGAACCAAGCCTGCCACAAAAAAAATAGAAGCATAA
- a CDS encoding cupin domain-containing protein: protein MKKQYWLFGAKVSVLEHGENTESRFDWIEGNFSVGSQSPLHVHTKYSETFYVLDGEALVVTPGVEKILKSGDSYFIAANTPHAIINTSSDQELKALVVASPSGFAKLIHSAGIEVVDGELTQQKPHDMKLVEELLVEIGDEILGPPGARP from the coding sequence ATGAAAAAACAGTATTGGCTTTTCGGCGCTAAGGTGAGCGTTTTGGAGCACGGAGAAAATACGGAATCACGATTTGACTGGATAGAAGGTAACTTTTCTGTGGGCTCACAGTCTCCTCTGCATGTACATACCAAGTATTCTGAAACATTTTATGTCCTGGATGGAGAGGCTCTGGTAGTAACCCCCGGAGTAGAGAAAATATTAAAATCCGGAGACAGCTATTTTATTGCAGCAAATACCCCACATGCTATTATAAACACTTCCAGTGATCAAGAGCTTAAGGCATTGGTAGTAGCCTCTCCAAGTGGCTTTGCAAAACTTATTCATTCTGCGGGTATTGAAGTCGTGGATGGTGAACTTACACAACAAAAGCCTCATGATATGAAGTTGGTAGAAGAACTGCTCGTAGAAATCGGAGATGAAATTTTAGGTCCTCCGGGAGCACGTCCTTAA
- a CDS encoding Crp/Fnr family transcriptional regulator gives MKRNLIEYLRDYGEISEADAQMILAAFEPVTFKRGEWLSKAGTLSRKLYFMHEGILKITISDEGGDELVYFFMEGNQFMGFLYSMYGNVPTLQGLQAATDTELSVIDKESLFTLYKNLPYLKPLIDHIAYLSMTEMVNIRNNYLAGSAREKYQLLLKKQPEVALYVMQMDIASYLSITPESLSRIRSQHHKKE, from the coding sequence ATGAAAAGGAATCTGATCGAGTACCTTCGTGATTATGGTGAGATAAGTGAGGCTGATGCACAGATGATTTTAGCAGCATTTGAACCGGTAACATTTAAGAGGGGAGAGTGGTTGTCAAAAGCAGGAACGTTAAGCAGGAAGCTTTATTTTATGCATGAAGGGATTCTAAAAATTACTATTTCAGATGAAGGGGGTGATGAGCTGGTTTATTTCTTTATGGAAGGAAATCAGTTTATGGGATTTCTTTACAGTATGTACGGTAATGTACCTACCCTTCAGGGATTGCAGGCCGCAACAGATACGGAGTTAAGTGTAATTGATAAAGAATCGCTTTTTACTCTCTATAAGAATTTACCCTATCTTAAACCGCTAATCGATCACATTGCATATCTTTCGATGACCGAGATGGTCAACATCCGAAATAATTATCTGGCAGGAAGTGCCAGGGAAAAATACCAGCTTCTGCTAAAAAAACAACCTGAAGTTGCTCTTTATGTCATGCAAATGGATATTGCATCTTACTTATCGATCACTCCCGAGTCCCTGAGCAGAATCAGGTCTCAGCATCATAAAAAAGAATAA